GTAATTATTTTTAGTCCAATAATCGGTTTGTTGTGGTTAGGGTTAGCTAAACGAAAAATTGAACCTAATACTGTAATTAAATTTGGAATTGGATTCCTTTTCCTGGCTGCTGCATTTTATGTTTTTTACTCTACTCGTTTCTTTGCAGGTCCTGATGGCAAAACATCTTTAAATGTCTTTACGATTTCATATCTGATTATTACTTTGGCAGAATTGTGTTTGTCGCCAATTGGTTTGTCAATTATGACAAAATTATCTCCGAAAAGATTGTCAGGAATGATGATGGGAATGTGGTTCTTGGCTAGTGCTTACGGACAGTATGTCGCAGGTTTATTGGGAGCAGGAATGTCATCGCCTGATGAAAATGCTTCCGCATCCGATAAATTGATTGGTTTTACAGATGGTTATTATCAATTAGCAATTTATGCACTGATAGCTGGTGTGATTTTAGTTGCACTTTCACCTTTGGTACGTAAATTAATGCAAGAGGTTAAGTAAGTTTATAAAATACTTGAAAAAATAGTTTAAATTTTTAATATGTCTCAAAACAATACAGATCAATTTTTTAAAAGTACCGTTTTAGGACATCCTGCCGGTCTATTCGTTTTATTTTTTACAGAGATGTGGGAACGTTTCTCATTTTACGGAATGCGCTCATTACTGATCTTATTTTTGACCACTTCGTTTGTTGATGGCGGTTGGGCGTGGACTCGTGAAAATGCTTCTGCTCTTTTTGGTTCATATGTAGGATTAGTTTATCTGTCTACCATGCTTGGAGGATATTTCGCAGATAAAGTAATAGGTTTTCGATGGGCCGTAGTCGTAGGAGCAGTACTAATGACCTTAGGGCATGCTTCTATGGCTGTTGAAACTGAATTTTCAATTTATCTGGGATTAGTATTACTTGTTTTTGGGAATGGTTTTTTTAAACCAAATATGACTTCAATAGTTTCAGAAATGTATAAAGACCGGCCTGAAAAGAAAGACGGAGCATATACATTATTTTATATGGGTGTAAATGCAGGTGCATTTTTTGGAATTTTGCTTTGTGGATATCTGGGAGAAAAAGTGGGTTGGAGTTATGGTTTCGGACTGGCAGGGATATTTATGTTCTTTGGAATGCTTCAGTTTTGGCTTTCTCAAAATATTTTTGGAGATATTGGCTTAAAACCAAGCAAAGAAAGTAAGGCAAAAGCTGAAGCTTTGGATACAGATAAAAGAAATCCTTTTTCGTCATTACAGTTAGCAGCAATAGCCTTCTCTTCAATTGTAGCTTTATTATGGCTTGTAAGTGATCCTGCAGCAAAAATATCAGGAGGTAAAGTAAACATTTTTTCTTTTTTGGGGGATAACGGAAATTCAATTGCGATACTTTCTGCCTTAATTGTTTTTATCTTCTTGCTGGTTTACAGATTTACTCAATATTCTAAAATTACGAAGGAAAAATTGATAGCAGTTACTTTTTTTGCTTTTCTGACTATTTTCTTTTGGGCAATTTTTGAACAATCTCCAAACAGTTTGACCATTTTTGCTAGTGATTACACAGACCGTGTTTTGGTTGGCAACTGGAGCGTTATATTTTTAGTTGTGAATTCATTAATAACGGTTTTGCCTTTGATAATCATAACCTGGGTTCTGATTTTATTGTTTAAACAGACTTTCAAATTATATGCTATCGCTAATATTATTTTGAGTATTAGTTTTATAATCATTTGGGCAATAGCAATCTGGATGCTGGTTAAAGATTATTACACAGCTGGATTTCTGACATTATCAGATGAGACATTACTGGCGTTAAAAATTGATAAGGTAACAGTTCCCTTGACAGAAGTTCCTGCAACTTGGTTTTCAACTCTAAACTCGCTATTTATTATTTCATTAGCACCATTATTTTCTAAATGGTGGGAGAGTAAATATAACCCTTCAGCGAATTTAAAATATGGAATCGGAATGGGTTTACTGGCATTAGGAATGGCTTGTGTTGCCTTTGGTGCCAATGGTATAGAACCGGGTGCAAAAACGGCTTCAGTAAGTATGATTTGGCTCATTCTGGTTTATCTTTTTCACACTATGGGAGAGCTTTGCATTTCTCCTGTAGGACTGTCATATGTGAGTAAATTGGTTCCTGGACGTATGATTGCTTTTATGTTTGGTGTTTGGTATTTAGCAGTAGCGATAGGTATGAAAGGTGCCGGTATGTTC
The Flavobacterium flavigenum genome window above contains:
- a CDS encoding peptide MFS transporter — protein: MSQNNTDQFFKSTVLGHPAGLFVLFFTEMWERFSFYGMRSLLILFLTTSFVDGGWAWTRENASALFGSYVGLVYLSTMLGGYFADKVIGFRWAVVVGAVLMTLGHASMAVETEFSIYLGLVLLVFGNGFFKPNMTSIVSEMYKDRPEKKDGAYTLFYMGVNAGAFFGILLCGYLGEKVGWSYGFGLAGIFMFFGMLQFWLSQNIFGDIGLKPSKESKAKAEALDTDKRNPFSSLQLAAIAFSSIVALLWLVSDPAAKISGGKVNIFSFLGDNGNSIAILSALIVFIFLLVYRFTQYSKITKEKLIAVTFFAFLTIFFWAIFEQSPNSLTIFASDYTDRVLVGNWSVIFLVVNSLITVLPLIIITWVLILLFKQTFKLYAIANIILSISFIIIWAIAIWMLVKDYYTAGFLTLSDETLLALKIDKVTVPLTEVPATWFSTLNSLFIISLAPLFSKWWESKYNPSANLKYGIGMGLLALGMACVAFGANGIEPGAKTASVSMIWLILVYLFHTMGELCISPVGLSYVSKLVPGRMIAFMFGVWYLAVAIGMKGAGMFGENIDKIANEHGLSYFFWMLTIISILVALFSILMTPVIKKLMHGVR